Proteins found in one Gigantopelta aegis isolate Gae_Host chromosome 12, Gae_host_genome, whole genome shotgun sequence genomic segment:
- the LOC121386044 gene encoding uncharacterized protein K02A2.6-like: MGDNENGSLQTFLISAPAPFMPVPGKQVIPWTQWKRMFLNYLLASDAESATPERKKAILLHSLGVEGQRIFYSLPVTAEDADNPYIQAMKTLDKHFCPKVNVVPERYRFRQRAQLPGESVDSYISALRELATTCAFRDFENEMYRDQLVEKPNSTRIRERLLLESNLDIDKAMEIARHIENAVKDAKSMSAPTGNDSYTFKGACSKINTQKRQYSKPKTRNIQCFRCGSNQHLANNPTCKAKNMRCSSCKKMGHLQVVCKSKSAVRQLECEQPSDTSSEGPSFEVLATDKASANKKVVQCDISVNSVNLKLVVDTASDVSLMSLKLFKKHFDTNAIEQCKASITSYSNHKVGVIGSFHAMVCFKGQVSQGTFYIVQSGTSLLGKDIIQTLDIGIHGGSLTCFATRGNASSDEPKSDSVSIPDRFPQLFSDKIGKVKGFKHKIKVRSDVKPVQQKLRRLPFAVRNAVSAELKKLENSDIIERIDASEWISPIVVAWKKDGSVRVCVDLRKPNEAIIEDRYPLPNIDEMISEMHGATHFSKLDLKSAYHQLELVESSRDLTAFITHEGLFRFKRVCFGLSSAPSCFQKMMSTILCNVPGVQCFIDDVIVYGRTKAEHDRNLNLVLQRLTDAGLTLNDKCEFNVPSLTVLGHVISKDGVRPNPDLVKAISDAPVPTNKDQLRSVLGLCGYYSKFVPNFAARIQPMRCIQTAEKFKWTEEANKAFKDIKSAIVNSPALALFDPYLDIIVTTDASGYGLGATLTQVKNGSEVIVACASRSLTALELKYSVGEREALACVKDELSVHDGIIFRGERVIVPDELCAHVVNLAHESHQGIVRTKQRLRDLYWWPKMDIQVTELVKSCITCQLNDKSAVTRTAPTQPVPLPNAAWRKLGLDFVGPDYSAPPERRYIISMIDYRSKWPEVAFASDISTKQC; the protein is encoded by the exons ATGGGGGACAACGAAAACGGTTCTTTGCAAACTTTTCTCATTTCGGCACCTGCGCCATTTATGCCTGTTCCGGGGAAACAAGTAATTCCGTGGACTCAGTGGAAACGTATGTTTCTGAATTACCTACTCGCTTCAGATGCAGAATCGGCTACACCAGAACGAAAAAAAGCCATATTGTTACATTCGCTCGGAGTTGAAGGCCAGCGTATTTTCTATTCATTACCGGTAACGGCCGAAGACGCCGATAACCCGTACATTCAGGCTATGAAAACATTGGATAAACATTTTTGTCCGAAGGTAAATGTGGTTCCTGAACGATACCGCTTTAGACAACGAGCACAGTTACCCGGTGAATCGGTTGATTCCTACATTTCAGCGCTACGAGAGTTAGCTACGACTTGTGCTTTCCGAGATTTTGAGAATGAAATGTACCGTGACCAGTTGGTTGAAAAACCCAATTCAACGCGAATTCGAGAGCGATTATTGTTGGAGTCTAACTTGGATATTGATAAAGCAATGGAAATCGCAAGACATATCGAGAATGCAGTTAAAGATGCAAAGTCTATGTCTGCACCGACGGGAAATGACAGTTACACATTTAAAGGTGCATGTTCCAAAATTAACACACAGAAGAGACAATACAGTAAACCAAAAACTCGGAACATTCAGTGTTTCAGATGCGGATCCAATCAACATTTGGCGAACAACCCAACATGCAAAGCCAAGAATATGAGATGTTCatcctgcaagaaaatgggacATTTGCAAGTTGTTTGTAAAAGCAAAAGTGCAGTTCGACAGCTTGAGTGTGAACAACCAAGTGATACGAGTTCCGAGGGACCCAGCTTCGAAGTGTTGGCAACTGACAAAGCAAGTGCAAACAAGAAAGTAGTTCAGTGTGACATTTCGGTTAATTCTGTGAACTTAAAACTTGTTGTTGATACAGCGTCTGATGTGTCTCTTATGTCACTGAAACTTTTTAAGAAACATTTTGACACAAATGCAATAGAACAGTGTAAGGCTAGCATTACTAGTTATTCCAACCACAAGGTAGGAGTAATAGGTAGCTTTCATGCAATGGTTTGCTTCAAGGGTCAGGTTTCACAAGGCACATTTTACATTGTACAGTCAGGTACCAGTCTACTGGGTAAGGATATTATTCAGACACTAGACATAGGTATTCATGGGGGGTCTTTGACCTGCTTTGCGACCCGAGGCAATGCAAGCTCTGATGAACCTAAATCAGATTCGGTGAGTATCCCTGACAGATTCCCACAGCTGTTTAGTGATAAGATTGGAAAGGTTAAGGGCTTTAAACACAAAATCAAAGTGCGTTCAGATGTTAAGCCTGTGCAACAAAAATTGCGCCGATTGCCATTTGCAGTGCGTAATGCTGTTTCTGCCGAGCTGAAGAAATTGGAAAATTCTGATATCATAGAACGTATTGATGCAAGTGAATGGATTTCTCCTATCGTGGTAGCATGGAAAAAAGATGGCTCAGTCCGTGTATGCGTAGATTTGAGAAAACCTAATGAAGCCATTATAGAGGATAGGTATCCACTTCCTAATATTGACGAAATGATAAGTGAAATGCATGGTGCAACCCATTTTTCAAAGCTTGATTTGAAATCCGCCTACCATCAACTTGAATTGGTGGAAAGCAGCCGAGATCTGACGGCATTCATTACACATGAAGGTCTGTTCCGTTTTAAGCGTGTTTGCTTCGGTCTTTCTTCTGCACCATCATGTTTTCAAAAAATGATGTCTACAATTTTGTGCAATGTTCCAGGTGTTCAGTGTTTCATTGACGACGTGATTGTTTACGGCCGAACTAAAGCTGAACATGATCGCAACTTGAACTTGGTACTCCAGCGGTTGACTGATGCTGGTTTGACGTTGAATGACAAATGTGAGTTCAATGTTCCATCCCTTACAGTTTTGGGTCATGTGATCTCGAAGGACGGTGTGCGTCCAAACCCTGATTTAGTCAAAGCCATTTCTGATGCACCTGTACCGACTAATAAGGATCAGTTGAGGTCTGTTTTAGGGCTCTGCGGTTACTATTCCAAATTTGTGCCAAACTTTGCAGCGCGTATACAACCGATGCGATGTATTCAAACTGCTGAGAAATTCAAATGGACTGAAGAAGCTAACAAAGCTTTCAAGGACATTAAGTCTGCTATAGTTAACAGCCCTGCTCTTGCTCTATTCGATCCATACCTTGATATCATTGTAACTACAGATGCTAGTGGATATGGTTTAGGTGCAACACTCACACAGGTGAAAAATGGTTCAGAAGTTATAGTTGCATGCGCATCTCGCAGTCTAACTGCATTAGAATTGAAATATTCTGTGGGAGAGCGTGAAGCTTTAGCATGC GTGAAAGATGAGTTGTCTGTACATGACGGCATTATTTTCCGTGGGGAACGGGTGATAGTGCCAGATGAACTTTGTGCACATGTGGTGAACTTGGCACATGAAAGTCATCAAGGTATAGTGCGTACAAAACAGAGGCTGAGAGATTTGTATTGGTGGCCAAAGATGGATATTCAGGTTACTGAGCTGGTAAAGTCGTGCATTACTTGTCAGTTGAATGACAAATCTGCTGTTACGCGGACAGCACCTACGCAGCCAGTACCACTTCCGAATGCTGCATGGAGAAAACTTGGTCTCGATTTTGTCGGGCCAGACTATTCTGCACCGCCTGAACGGCGATATATTATTTCCATGATTGATTACAGGAGCAAATGGCCAGAGGTAGCATTCGCTTCGGATATAAGTACCAAACAGTGCTGA